The genomic stretch CACCATCCTGGTCACCGGCACGCAAAGCACCCTGCCGGTCAGGCTATGGGCGATGATGCGGCTTGGCTTCTCACCCGACATCAATGCGCTGGTGGCGCTGATCCTGATGTTCACCGTGCTGCTCTGCGTGCTCGCCGCCCGTTTCCTGATCCCCAGGCAGATGGCGACGGAACGCACCTGAGTTATCGAAGAATTGGATCGAGGTCGAAGACGCGCCCCGGATTGAGGATGTTCCTCGGGTCGAGCGCTGTCTTCAACCGCCGCATCGCGGTGATTTCAGCGTCGCTGCGCACCAGATGCAGCCACTGTTTCTTGTCGAGGCCGATGCCATGCTCGGCCGAAACGCCGCCGCCCGCCGCCGCCACGCCGCGATAGACGATGCCGTAAGCCGCCGCCGGATCCGCCGTCAGCACCTGATAGTGCAGATTGCCGTCGCCGAGATGGCCGAAGACGTAGATGTCGGCGGCGGGGTCGACGGCGTGGATGGCGGCGTCGGCTTCCTGCAGGAATGTTCCCATGCGTGCCAGGGGAATGCTGATGTCGACGCCGATCAGACCCTTTATCGAAAACAGGATGCGGTTGGCATCCTCCCGCACGTCCCACAGCGCGCGGAATTCGCGCGGCGACTGCGAGACGACGACATCGTCGACCACGCCGTCCTCGACCGCCTGCATCAGAACCTCCGCGAAGCGCTCGCCGTCGCGTTCGGGCTCGCTGCCCTGGATTTCGGCCAGCACATAGACGGGCGAGCCAGCCGGCAACGGCGCCGGCATGGCCATGCTGGCAACCATGACGTCATAAAGCGGTGCGAAATTCACCTCATAGGCAGACAGTAACGGGCCGAGCTTTTGCCTGAGCAGCCCGAGCAGAGCGATGGCCGCATCGAGCGAAGCGAGAGCGCAGAAGGCGTTCACCTCGGATGCCGGCTTTGGATGCAGCCGGAGCGCGGCGCGGGTGACGACGCCAAGCGTCCCTTCCGCACCGATGAAGAGCTGGCTGAGGTCGTAGCCGGAATTGTCCTTGGGCAGGCCTTTTAGCGAGGACAGCACGCTGCCGTCGGCAAGCACCGCTTCCACTCCCAGCACCTGCGCACGGTACATGCCGTAGCGCAGCACGCGGATGCCGCCGGCATTAGTGGCGATGTTGCCGCCGACCGTGGCCGAACCGCGCGCGCCAATATCGACACCGAACATCAGCCCGGCGCCATCGGCCGCCTCCTGCACCGCCTGCAGCGTCGCACCGGCTTCGGCGATGATGGTGGCGGCTTGAGCGTCCGGCGCGGCGAGGCCGCTCATGCGTTCCAGCGACAGCACGATCTCGCCCGGCTGGACACGAGTACCGCCGGCCAGCCCGGTGCGTCCGCCCTGGACGACGACCGGCTGACCCAGAGCATTGCAGCCGGCGAGTGCTGCCGCGACGCCAACGGTATCGCGCGGACGCAGCACCACTTCGGGCAGCACGCCAAGCTTGCCGTCGGGGTCGTCGCGATAGCGCTGGTCGACATCGGAGCCGGCGAGCACACCGCCCGCACCCAGCCGATCGCCAAGAGCGGAGAGAAGTCGTTGCGTTTCGGGCGACATCGGGCTCAGGCGCCTGTGTGGCGAAGCGCATCGTCGGCATCCGCCGACCGGATGGCCCGATGAGTATTTCCGTCCGACACGCTCGCCATCCCTCAATTGCAGCCGGCCGATCCTATTCGGGATCGCCTGCCGTGCAAGCGATATCGGCCTGCCCTAGGCGATGCCGGCATCAATCGCGATGTGAGGCGATTGATGCCGGAAGAAGTTGCGCGGCCTTACTGAAGCTTGGCCTGCAGCGCGTTGACGTCGTCGGTGGTCATTTCACCGTCCGTGGTCACCTTGCCGTCGACGATCTTCCACAGCCGGAACGGGCCGGTGATGTCGCCATATTTGTCGAAGGCGACCGGGCCGATGACACCTTCGTAGCGGATCGGCTTGCCGTCCTTGATCAGGCCGAGCGCCTTGGCGAACTCGTCCTTGCCGGCGAAGATCGGCGTGCCGGCCGGATCGACGGCCTTGTACATGGCATCCTTGATCTTGGCCGGATCCTCGGAGCCGGCAATGGCGATGGCAAGCCCGACGATGGCGCCGGCGTCGTAGGAACGGTCGGCTGCCGGGTTCGACGGCTCGATGCCGGAGAATTCCTTGTAGTTCTTCATGAAGTAGTCGGTGGAAGCCGTCGGGCTGGTACCGGACGACGTGCCATAGGCTTCCTTCAGATAATCGGCGCCGACCGACTCGATGAAGTCCGGGCTGTTCATGCCGTCATTGAGCAGGAATTTCTGCACGCCGCCTTGCGAAATCCAGGTGCGGGCTACCGTTGCGCCGTCGACCGGCGTGCTGACCAGATAGAGCCCGTCCGGTTCGCCAGCCATCGCCGCCGTGACTTCCGAGGCATAGCTCGACTGCTTTTCATTGTAGGGCGTGTCGGAGACGATGGTGCCGCCGAGCGCTTTGTAGGCGCGCGAGAATTCGGCCACCATGTTGACGCCGAAATCGTTGTTGACGTGGATGATCGACAGCTTCTTGAAGCCCTTGTCGATGGCGTATTTGGCGGCGGCGACGCCCTGCAGCGCATCGGACGTGATGGTACGGAAGAAGATGCCGTTGGTCTTGCCGTCGCGGCCGAGCGCCGTCAGTGTCGGCGACGATGAAGCCGGCGAGACCTGGACGATCTTGGCCGGCGCTGTGACCGAGGTCAGGATCGGGATCGAGACCGATGAGATGATGCCGCCGATGATGACCGGCACTTTCTTGACCTGAACCAGCTGGGTGGCGGCATCGACCGCGATGTTGCCCTGGCTCTGGCTGTCGCGTGTGTCGGTGGCGAGATCACAGCCGCGCACGCCGCCGGCGGCGTTGATATCGCGAAAAGCCATTTCGACAGACTTGGCGCCGGCCTGGCCGTATTCGCCGGCCGGGCCGGTCAGTTCCATGACGAGGCCGACGGTGATCTTGCAATCGGCGGCCTGCGCCGCACCGGCCATCGTCACGAGGGCAAGTGCCGTGGTGAGTTGGAGTATCGTCTTTGTCATTGTTGTTCCCCTTTCGTTACTCGACTCTAACTTGATCTCTGGAGCCTGTTCAGCGTTCCGGCACCTGCAGCCAGGTTTCATGCAGATGTCGCCATTCGACGCCATTGGGCGCCGATGAACTGGTGGTGAAGACGGCACTCGACTGGCGGCGGCTGTGCTTGCCTGCGCGCAGCTGCGCCTCGACGTAGAAGACAACGATCGTATCGGCGCTTTGCCAGCCGGGCCGGATGTCCTCGATCGAGATCGCGAAGCCGTCGTCGCAAGAAGCCCGGCTTGAGCGGACATGGTCGACGACCGCAGCGCGATCGAGCACCTTGCCGTCCGGCGCGACCATGCTCAGGCCGTCACCCATGGCGCGCTCGAAGCGGCTGAAATCCACCGTGTCGGCACGCGCGGCGACGAACCAGTCGACAAAGAAGCGATGCAGGTCGATGACCTCGGCGCTGGCACGCGAAAACAGGGAAGGCTCGCCGCTCATTTCTTCCCCGCATTGAGGTTGTAATGCATGATCGAGCCATGGCGGCCATGGCGGTCGCGCTCCAGCGTGTAGACATCGCCCTTGAGGCCGGCGCCTTGCGCGATGACGGCAGCAATGCGCGCGCGATCGTCGGCATCGAGTGCAATGTCCATGATTTTCGCATTGGCCAATGCGTGCGCCTGGTTGCGGGCACCGACGATGACGGCCGCCACTTGGCGCTGTTCCAGAACCCAGGCACTGGCGATGGTGGCGATGTCGACACCGTGGCGGTCGCCGACTGCCTTCAGCGCCTGAAGCAGTTGCTGGAACAGGTCCCAGCCGCCAAAATCGTCGATGATCAGCTTGTATTTGACCAGTGAGCGGTTTTCGAGCGGCGTGGCGGGTTCGGCCACGCCAAGCCATTTGTCGCTGAGGAAGCCGCCGGCGACGGAACCATAGCAGAGGAAGCTGACGCCGTTCTGCTTTGCCAGTGCGGCGAGGCTGTTGCCCGGCCGCTGATCGAGCACGGAATATTGCAGCTGCTGGCTGACCAGCGGAATGCCGGCGGCGAGGATTTCGGCAAGCCGCGGCGTGTCGAAATTGGTGGTACCGAGATTGCGCACCTTGCCTTCCAGCCGAAGCTCGTTGAGCCAGCCCATCGCCTCGACATAACGAGGCTGATCATAGTCCCACCAATGGAACTGCACGAGATCGAGCCGTTCAGTCTTCAGCCTGCGCAGCGACTGGTCGACGATGCCCCTGATGTAGTCCCGGCTGATGCCGGCGAGCCGTTCGAGGTCTGGCACCAGCTTGGTGTGCACCTTCATCCTGGCGGCGACATCGAGGCCACGCTCGCTGGCCAGCCGCAAGCGCGCGGCGCCGATCAGCTCCTCGACGCCGGTGTAGATGTCGGCGCAATCATAGGTCCAGATGCCGGCATCGAAGGCTGCGATCAGGTCGCTCACAGCCTGTTGGCGCTCGACGGCGCCGTGGCCGCCAGCGAGCTGCCAGCCGCCGCGGATGACGCGCGAAATCGTGTAGCTAGGCCCGAGTTCGAAGGTCTTGGCGGTCATGTCTGGTCGTTCTCCTTCGGCAGCGGCACGGCCGTGGTTTCGGCATGGCTGAACCGCCGCTTGGCCAGCCTGACGATCCGCAGCCGGCTGGCGCAATTGGGATCGGGACAAGCGATCTCGGCGTCCGATGTCATCCAGTCATTGCGGTCGGTCGAGCGCTGCTTTGCCGCGAGAAACGGCAATACGGAGGCAAGCGAATAGATCGAAAAACTCTGCCCTGCCGGCATCGACAGCATCTCGCCCTTGAGCTCGAAATAGTCGCCTGATTTGGCGCCGCAATAGATCGGTTTGCCCTCGGGGATGACCGCCTCGACGCGAAGATCGAAGAGCTCGAAACTGTCGTCCGCCATGTCAGGCCTCCACCAGGCTGAAGGTTATGTCGCAGGCGCCATTGCGGCGGATCACGCTGCAGGCAGCGGCGAACTGGTCGCGCTGATCGGCGCGCACCTGCGCCACCACGCTGCCGGCGAGCCAGCCGATCGGAAACAAAAGCCGCGCCCCTTGCCCGTAGTACAAGCCGATGTCGAAGATGGCATTGGGATTGCCGCCCCACATGCGCGGCGGCACATAGGACAGCACGATGTCTCCCGGCTGCGGCGTCAGCGTTGCGTTCTCCGCCGGCAGAGGCCGGGCATAGGACTGGCCATCGAGATCGGCTGACGGAACCGGGCAGGAAATCTCAGGTCCCGTCCACATCGCATGAATGCCCGGAACGACGCGTGGCGCGGCGAGATACGCCTGGAGAAAGGCGGCATTTTCCGGCGCCTTTTCGGGCAGCAACAGCGCCGTCACGGAAAGCTTCGAGCGCGGCTCGGTGATGCTGATGGCTGGCTTCGTCATGTCGGATCTTTCGTGGCAGCGGATTGAAGCTTGTCACGCAGGAAAGCAAAGGGCCGGCTGATATCGGCCACCAGTGCTTCGCGCGCCGCTTGCGCATCCTGTTTGGCGAGAGCCGCGACGATGCCGCGGTGATAGTGCGCGGTGTCGACCTCGCCGGCTTCGGAAAAGGCGTAGATGGCGACGCGGATGCAAGGTCCCGATTGCAGCCACAGGCTTTCGATCATCGGGATCAGCACGGCCGAGCCGCAGCAGCGGTAGATCTCGAAATGGAAGCTCTGGTTGAGCGTCGCTTCGCGGTCGATATCCTTCTTGTGCTTCAGTGCCCGCATCTCGTCCCACTCGCCGAGCATGGCTTCGATGGAAGCGATCTGGCGCTGGCTCATGCGCGTGGCGGCAAGCGCAATCGCTTCGCCTTCGATGAGTGAGCGGGCGCGCAAAAGGTCGTCGATACGCTCCAGCGTGATCGGCGGCACACGCACCGAGCGGTTGGGCAGCGCCTCCAGCGCCTTTTCCGTGATCAGCCGGCCGAGTGCTTCGCGCACCGGCATGGTCGAGGTGACCAGCGCATCGGCGAGACCACGGATGGTCAGCACCTGGTTCGGCTCGAAAAGGCCGCCGATCAGAGCCCGGCGCAGCTCGGAATAGACGCGATCCTGCACGGTCTCACGGCCGACCGGCGTCAGCTGGGCTGCGATCGTTTCGTTGTTCTTTTCGATGGCAGCCTTCTGCATTACCCGGCTTTTGCCCCGTTTTCGGCTTGCGGATGAAATTAAAGCCGAATAGCGTGATCAAAGCAAGTGTGATCACAAATCAAAAATCAGGAGGCGGCGACGATCGTCTTCGGCCAGAGGGTTTGATGAGCGAGGCAGCGGAGCGCCAAGGGCAGGAGACCCGGGCACCGGTTCTGACGGCAAGCCATGTCGTCAGGCGGTTCGGCGGCCTTGTCGCCGTCAATGATGTCTCGTTTTATGTCAAACCAGGAGAGATCCTCGGCCTGATCGGACCGAATGGCGCCGGCAAGACGACCATGTTCGACCTGCTTGCCGGCAGCATATTGCCGACAAGCGGCGATATCCTCCTCAACGGCACGCGCGTCTCGGGCGAAGCCGCGCACCTGCGCATCGGCCGAGGGCTCGGCCGCACCTTTCAGATCCCGCGCCCGCTGCCCAATCTGACGCTGATCGAAAACATCCTGCTGGCGGCACAGGGCCAGGCCGGAGAAAAGCTTCTCGCCAATTTCGTCACGCCGTGGCGGGTGGCGGCGCAGGAAAAAGCGGCCAGGGCAAAGGCGCTCGACCTTTTGGAACTCGTCACCCTGACCCATCTCGCGCATGAGCCGGCGCGCGTACTTTCCGGCGGCCAACGCAAATTGCTTGAGCTTGCCCGCGTCATGATGGCCGACCCGGCGATCATCTTGCTCGACGAACCCGCGGCCGGCGTCAACGCAACGCTGCTCGAAGTCATCATCGACCGCATCCGCGACATCAATGCGCGCGGCATCACCTTCCTTTTGATCGAGCACAATATCGACATGGTGACGCGGCTCTGCCATCGCGTGCTGGTCATGGCGAGCGGCCAGTTGCTCAGCGAAGGCACGGCGGAAGAGGTCGCCCGCGACCCGCGCGTCATCGAGGCCTATCTCGGGGGTGTCGCATGAGCGAAATCGTCCTCGATGTGCGCGACCTCGAAGCCGGCTATGAACCTGGCGTGCCTATCGTGCGCGGCGCCTCGATCACCGTCAGCAAGGGCGAAATCGTCGTCGTCCTCGGCCCCAACGGCGCCGGCAAGTCGAGCTTCATCAAGGCGATCGCCGGCCTTGTCCCGATCACCGGCGGCGCGGTGTTCCTGGACGGCAAGGACATCACCGCCGCGCCGGCCCACACCATGGTGCGGCTTGGCCTTGCCTTCGTGCCGCAGACCGAAAACATCTTCCCGTTGATGTCGGTCGAGGACAATCTCAAGGTCGCCTGCGGTATCCTCGAACGGCGCGACATCCCTGGCCGCATCGAGGAAATGTATGCCGCCTTCCCCGACCTCGTCCGCCCGCGCCGCACTGCCGCCGGTAACCTGTCGGGCGGGCAACGCCAGATGCTCGCTGTTGCACGGGCGCTGATCGTCCATCCCAAGGTGCTGGTGCTGGACGAGCCGTCGGCCGGCCTGTCGCCGAAATTCGTCTCGATGGTGTTCGAGATGCTGGCCGGCATCCGCAAATCCGGCGTCACCATCCTCCTGGTCGAACAGAACGCCAAGGCGGCACTGGCCATCGGCGACCGTGCCTATGTGCTTGTCGAGGGCAAGGACCGGCACGAAGGCATTGCCTCGGAGCTCTGGAACGATCCGGTCGTCGCTGAGCTCTACCTGGGCCAACGCCCTTCTCACGCCGGCAAGGGAGGCGCGGTATGAGCCTGCAATTTGTCGTCGACGGATTGCTGACCGGCTCCATGATCGGGCTTGGCGCCATCGGCGTTACGCTCACCTATTCGATCCTGCGCTTTTCCAACTTCGCCCATGGCGACTTCATGGCTTGGGGCACCTATGCGACGCTCACCGCCGTCAGCGCCATCGGCGCGATATTCGGCAAGGTGGCGCCTATTGGCCCGCTGTCTTTCGGCTGGCCGCTGCTGGTTGCGCTGGTCGCCGGCATGGCGTTCACCGCCTTGCTGGCACTGCTGCTCGACAGAGTTCTGTTTTCGCGGCTGCGCTCGCAGGGGCAAGCGATCATCGTGGTGATGGCAAGCTTCGGTGCCTCGATGGCGCTTAGAAGCCTGCTCGAATTCACCTTCACCTCACGCCCAACCTATTTCAGCCGGGCGATCCAGATCGCCATGCCGGTCGGCTTCGGCATCCGCATCACGCCGGACCAGATCGCGCTGCTGCTGCTGACCGCAGTGCTGGTGCTCGGCGTGCACCTGTTGATGACACGCACGCAGACCGGCCGCTCGATGCAGGCGCTCAGCCAAAATGCGGCGCTGGCCCGCATCGTCGGCATCGATGTCGCCAGCGTGGTGCGCGTCACCTGGATCATCGGCGGGGCGCTGGCCTGCGTCGCCGGCGTGATGATCGGCATTCTGGTGCAGATCCGCCCGTTCATGGGCTTCGACATGCTGCTGCCGATGTTTGCCGCCGCCATTCTCGGCGGCATCGGCAGCATTCCGGGCGCGGTGCTCGGCGGCCTGATCATCGGGCTGGCCGAAGCCGGCGCAGTGCAGCTGATTGGTGCCGAATGGCGCGCCGCCGTCTCCTTCATCATCCTGATGGCGGTGCTGTTCGTGCGGCCTATCGGCCTGTTTGGTGTGAGGGAACGCTGATGGACCTGCTCGGCTACGGCGCCTTCTTCCTGACCACCGCGCTTATCTTTTCGCTGGTCACGCTGGGGCTCAATCTGCAGTGGGGACTGACCGGCCTGTTCAATGTCGGCCTCGCCGGCTTCGTCGCCATCGGCGCCTATACATCCGCGCTGCTGACCACGCCTGACGATGCCGCTCGGCTCGGTGGCTTCGGCCTGCCGATCCTTGTCGGCTGGCTCGGTGCCATGGTCGTCGGCGGCATTGCCGCAGCGCTGACCGGCATGGCGACGCTGCGGCTCAGATCCGACTATCTGGCGATCACCACCTTCGGCGTCGCCGTGGTCGTGCAACTCGTCGCGCTCAACGCGCAGAAGCTGACCGGCGGCCCGTTCGGCATCGGCTTCATCCCGCGCCCCTTCGGCAGCCTTGCCGAGACGCCGCTGCTGTTCAACCTGTCGAACCTTGCAGTGGTCGCGGCGGTGACGCTGATCGCCTATCTCGCCTTGGAGCATCTGTCGCGCAGCCCGTGGGGGCGCGTGCTGAAGGCATTGCGCGAGGATGAGCGGGCGGCGATTTCGCTCGGCAAAAGCGCGCGCTTCTACCGCGTCCAGGCCTTTGCCGTCGGCGGCGCCATCATGGCGCTGGCCGGTGCGTTGCAGGCGCATTTCACCGGCTTCATCGCACCGGACAATTATCTGCCGATCCTGACCTTTCAGGTCTGGGTGATGCTGATCGTCGGCGGCTCGGGCAGCAATCTCGGCGCCGTCATCGGCAGCATCCTGGTGTGGGGGATATGGGCTGGATCGGGCACGCTGACCAGCGTGCTGTTTGCGCCGGAGCAGCAGGCCCGCGCCGCCTCGCTGCAGATCGTCGCCATCGGCGTCATGCTCTGCGTCATCCTGCTGATCCGGCCGAACGGATTGTTCGGCGACAGACTGCGGCGGCCACGTCCGGGCAAGCGAGCGAAGGTGACTACGGCCAAGAGCAGTTCCGGCTCATGACCGATGCGATCCGGCAGGAAGCGCATGGCGCTTCACTCTGGCATGCCGTCAGCCGCAACCGCCGCGACCGGCCGGCGCTGCACGACGGGATCAATGTCGACCTCGCCATTGTCGGCGGCGGTTTTTCCGGCCTGTCGACCGCGCTGCACGCCGCCGGGAAAGGACTTTCCGTTGCCGTTCTCGAAGCCGAAATCGTCGCCTGGGGCGCGACCGGCAGGAATGCCGGTTTCGTCGTGCCCAACTTTGCCAAGATGGACCCGGACAGCATCCTTGCGCATCTCGGCCCCGAGCGCGGCGAGAGGCTGATCGATTTCGCCGCCGGCAGCGCCGAGCTGGTCTTCGGCCTGATCCGGCGGCACGGCATCGACTGCGACGCCGTGCAGAACGGATGGATCCAGCCGGCGCATTCGCCCGCCGCCTTCGAGAAGGTCAAATTGCGTGCCAGGCAATGGGCACGGCGAGGCCGGCCGGCTGTTAGCCTGGATTGGCAGGACGTCGAGGCGCTGACGGGCGTGCGCGGCTATGCCGGCGGCTGGATGGATCGTTCGGGCGGGGTGCTCAATCCGGTCGGCTACGCGCACGGGCTGGCCGATGCAGCGGAGACGGCTGGCGCCAAGATTTTCGAGCGCACGCCGGTCACCTCGATCGATCGCGCGGCCGATGGCTGGACACTGAAAACGCCGTCGGGCTCGGTGCGTGCCGGCAAGGTGCTAATCGCAACCAACGCCTATGGCGGGT from Mesorhizobium sp. NZP2077 encodes the following:
- a CDS encoding branched-chain amino acid ABC transporter permease, yielding MSLQFVVDGLLTGSMIGLGAIGVTLTYSILRFSNFAHGDFMAWGTYATLTAVSAIGAIFGKVAPIGPLSFGWPLLVALVAGMAFTALLALLLDRVLFSRLRSQGQAIIVVMASFGASMALRSLLEFTFTSRPTYFSRAIQIAMPVGFGIRITPDQIALLLLTAVLVLGVHLLMTRTQTGRSMQALSQNAALARIVGIDVASVVRVTWIIGGALACVAGVMIGILVQIRPFMGFDMLLPMFAAAILGGIGSIPGAVLGGLIIGLAEAGAVQLIGAEWRAAVSFIILMAVLFVRPIGLFGVRER
- a CDS encoding branched-chain amino acid ABC transporter permease, which encodes MMDLLGYGAFFLTTALIFSLVTLGLNLQWGLTGLFNVGLAGFVAIGAYTSALLTTPDDAARLGGFGLPILVGWLGAMVVGGIAAALTGMATLRLRSDYLAITTFGVAVVVQLVALNAQKLTGGPFGIGFIPRPFGSLAETPLLFNLSNLAVVAAVTLIAYLALEHLSRSPWGRVLKALREDERAAISLGKSARFYRVQAFAVGGAIMALAGALQAHFTGFIAPDNYLPILTFQVWVMLIVGGSGSNLGAVIGSILVWGIWAGSGTLTSVLFAPEQQARAASLQIVAIGVMLCVILLIRPNGLFGDRLRRPRPGKRAKVTTAKSSSGS
- a CDS encoding ABC transporter ATP-binding protein, producing the protein MSEIVLDVRDLEAGYEPGVPIVRGASITVSKGEIVVVLGPNGAGKSSFIKAIAGLVPITGGAVFLDGKDITAAPAHTMVRLGLAFVPQTENIFPLMSVEDNLKVACGILERRDIPGRIEEMYAAFPDLVRPRRTAAGNLSGGQRQMLAVARALIVHPKVLVLDEPSAGLSPKFVSMVFEMLAGIRKSGVTILLVEQNAKAALAIGDRAYVLVEGKDRHEGIASELWNDPVVAELYLGQRPSHAGKGGAV
- a CDS encoding GntR family transcriptional regulator, whose protein sequence is MQKAAIEKNNETIAAQLTPVGRETVQDRVYSELRRALIGGLFEPNQVLTIRGLADALVTSTMPVREALGRLITEKALEALPNRSVRVPPITLERIDDLLRARSLIEGEAIALAATRMSQRQIASIEAMLGEWDEMRALKHKKDIDREATLNQSFHFEIYRCCGSAVLIPMIESLWLQSGPCIRVAIYAFSEAGEVDTAHYHRGIVAALAKQDAQAAREALVADISRPFAFLRDKLQSAATKDPT
- a CDS encoding TIGR04076 family protein, producing MADDSFELFDLRVEAVIPEGKPIYCGAKSGDYFELKGEMLSMPAGQSFSIYSLASVLPFLAAKQRSTDRNDWMTSDAEIACPDPNCASRLRIVRLAKRRFSHAETTAVPLPKENDQT
- a CDS encoding ABC transporter ATP-binding protein, producing MSEAAERQGQETRAPVLTASHVVRRFGGLVAVNDVSFYVKPGEILGLIGPNGAGKTTMFDLLAGSILPTSGDILLNGTRVSGEAAHLRIGRGLGRTFQIPRPLPNLTLIENILLAAQGQAGEKLLANFVTPWRVAAQEKAARAKALDLLELVTLTHLAHEPARVLSGGQRKLLELARVMMADPAIILLDEPAAGVNATLLEVIIDRIRDINARGITFLLIEHNIDMVTRLCHRVLVMASGQLLSEGTAEEVARDPRVIEAYLGGVA
- a CDS encoding FAD-dependent oxidoreductase, coding for MTDAIRQEAHGASLWHAVSRNRRDRPALHDGINVDLAIVGGGFSGLSTALHAAGKGLSVAVLEAEIVAWGATGRNAGFVVPNFAKMDPDSILAHLGPERGERLIDFAAGSAELVFGLIRRHGIDCDAVQNGWIQPAHSPAAFEKVKLRARQWARRGRPAVSLDWQDVEALTGVRGYAGGWMDRSGGVLNPVGYAHGLADAAETAGAKIFERTPVTSIDRAADGWTLKTPSGSVRAGKVLIATNAYGGSLNPLLQRTYIPLKVFQIATEPLPREIRTRLLPGGQGAGDTRRNLFTFRFDADNRLISGGMHILGAGADTRVPQTIWRRLAGHLDLPDLPSLAYGWSGMAAVEPDFLPHLLDLGPGLIAGRACNGRGIAMTTAMGKVLADWAAGTEARDLPLPFAPPAPIPFHALLRHAPNMLLGWSMLRDRLDEAR
- a CDS encoding DUF3830 family protein; amino-acid sequence: MTKPAISITEPRSKLSVTALLLPEKAPENAAFLQAYLAAPRVVPGIHAMWTGPEISCPVPSADLDGQSYARPLPAENATLTPQPGDIVLSYVPPRMWGGNPNAIFDIGLYYGQGARLLFPIGWLAGSVVAQVRADQRDQFAAACSVIRRNGACDITFSLVEA
- a CDS encoding ABC transporter substrate-binding protein; this encodes MTKTILQLTTALALVTMAGAAQAADCKITVGLVMELTGPAGEYGQAGAKSVEMAFRDINAAGGVRGCDLATDTRDSQSQGNIAVDAATQLVQVKKVPVIIGGIISSVSIPILTSVTAPAKIVQVSPASSSPTLTALGRDGKTNGIFFRTITSDALQGVAAAKYAIDKGFKKLSIIHVNNDFGVNMVAEFSRAYKALGGTIVSDTPYNEKQSSYASEVTAAMAGEPDGLYLVSTPVDGATVARTWISQGGVQKFLLNDGMNSPDFIESVGADYLKEAYGTSSGTSPTASTDYFMKNYKEFSGIEPSNPAADRSYDAGAIVGLAIAIAGSEDPAKIKDAMYKAVDPAGTPIFAGKDEFAKALGLIKDGKPIRYEGVIGPVAFDKYGDITGPFRLWKIVDGKVTTDGEMTTDDVNALQAKLQ
- a CDS encoding aldo/keto reductase, encoding MTAKTFELGPSYTISRVIRGGWQLAGGHGAVERQQAVSDLIAAFDAGIWTYDCADIYTGVEELIGAARLRLASERGLDVAARMKVHTKLVPDLERLAGISRDYIRGIVDQSLRRLKTERLDLVQFHWWDYDQPRYVEAMGWLNELRLEGKVRNLGTTNFDTPRLAEILAAGIPLVSQQLQYSVLDQRPGNSLAALAKQNGVSFLCYGSVAGGFLSDKWLGVAEPATPLENRSLVKYKLIIDDFGGWDLFQQLLQALKAVGDRHGVDIATIASAWVLEQRQVAAVIVGARNQAHALANAKIMDIALDADDRARIAAVIAQGAGLKGDVYTLERDRHGRHGSIMHYNLNAGKK
- a CDS encoding FAD-binding oxidoreductase, whose product is MSPETQRLLSALGDRLGAGGVLAGSDVDQRYRDDPDGKLGVLPEVVLRPRDTVGVAAALAGCNALGQPVVVQGGRTGLAGGTRVQPGEIVLSLERMSGLAAPDAQAATIIAEAGATLQAVQEAADGAGLMFGVDIGARGSATVGGNIATNAGGIRVLRYGMYRAQVLGVEAVLADGSVLSSLKGLPKDNSGYDLSQLFIGAEGTLGVVTRAALRLHPKPASEVNAFCALASLDAAIALLGLLRQKLGPLLSAYEVNFAPLYDVMVASMAMPAPLPAGSPVYVLAEIQGSEPERDGERFAEVLMQAVEDGVVDDVVVSQSPREFRALWDVREDANRILFSIKGLIGVDISIPLARMGTFLQEADAAIHAVDPAADIYVFGHLGDGNLHYQVLTADPAAAYGIVYRGVAAAGGGVSAEHGIGLDKKQWLHLVRSDAEITAMRRLKTALDPRNILNPGRVFDLDPILR